One part of the Eptesicus fuscus isolate TK198812 chromosome 2, DD_ASM_mEF_20220401, whole genome shotgun sequence genome encodes these proteins:
- the RPL10L gene encoding 60S ribosomal protein L10-like — MGRRPARCYRYCKNKPYPKSRFCRGVPDAKIRIFDLGRKKAKVDEFPLCGHMVSDEYEQLSSEALEAARICANKYMVKSCGKDGFHIRVRLHPFHVIRINKMLSCAGADRLQTGMRGAFGKPQGTVARVHIGQVIMSIRTKLQNKEHVIEALRRAKFKFPGRQKIHISKKWGFTKFNADEFEDKVARKRLIPDGCGVKYVPSRGPLDKWRALHS, encoded by the coding sequence ATGGGCCGCCGACCCGCTCGCTGCTACCGGTACTGTAAGAACAAGCCGTATCCGAAGTCTCGCTTCTGCCGCGGCGTCCCCGATGCCAAGATCCGCATCTTTGACCTGGGGCGGAAGAAGGCGAAGGTGGACGAGTTCCCGCTCTGTGGCCACATGGTGTCCGACGAGTACGAGCAGCTCTCCTCCGAAGCCCTGGAGGCCGCGCGCATCTGCGCCAACAAGTACATGGTGAAAAGCTGTGGGAAAGACGGGTTCCACATCCGAGTGCGGCTGCACCCCTTCCACGTCATCCGCATCAACAAGATGCTGTCCTGTGCTGGCGCCGACCGGCTGCAGACGGGCATGCGCGGCGCCTTCGGAAAGCCGCAGGGCACGGTGGCCCGCGTGCACATCGGCCAAGTCATCATGTCCATCCGCACCAAGCTGCAGAACAAGGAGCACGTGATCGAAGCCCTGCGCAGGGCCAAGTTCAAGTTCCCGGGCCGCCAGAAGATCCACATCTCCAAGAAGTGGGGCTTTACCAAGTTTAACGCCGATGAGTTTGAAGACAAAGTGGCCAGGAAGCGCCTCATCCCTGACGGCTGTGGAGTCAAATACGTCCCCAGTCGAGGCCCTCTCGACAAGTGGCGAGCTCTGCACTCGTGA